A window from Leptothermofonsia sichuanensis E412 encodes these proteins:
- a CDS encoding GNAT family N-acetyltransferase, whose protein sequence is MLNTQRSTSFLLYLEGKIYTPAKYICSNRFTYVADDTGTIAGFAELEPDGHIDCFYCHKNYQRCGVGRQLYQAIEARARDQGIRYLTVEASITAQPFFQRMGFSLIKEQETACRGETFTNYVMEKWLEPDELKVLNSYNL, encoded by the coding sequence GTGCTCAACACTCAACGGTCTACCTCATTTCTACTTTATCTAGAGGGTAAAATCTATACCCCGGCAAAGTATATCTGTTCCAATCGGTTTACCTATGTAGCAGATGACACAGGGACGATCGCCGGGTTTGCAGAGTTAGAGCCAGATGGTCACATTGATTGCTTTTACTGTCATAAAAACTATCAGCGGTGTGGCGTGGGAAGGCAGCTTTATCAGGCGATTGAAGCCAGGGCGCGTGATCAGGGAATTCGCTATCTAACGGTTGAAGCAAGTATTACAGCCCAACCATTTTTTCAACGGATGGGGTTTTCTCTGATTAAAGAACAGGAGACTGCTTGCCGGGGTGAAACTTTCACCAATTATGTAATGGAAAAGTGGCTGGAGCCAGATGAGTTGAAAGTCCTCAATTCATACAACCTTTAA
- a CDS encoding retropepsin-like aspartic protease family protein, with amino-acid sequence MENRQNPIDLVKQGDPVAIAQLINRALQPKGITARVTRTGTSLKVMLEADQIPDQRAIVPYLQKNLEKLGILSIKTIELYGKQACAATPAWRQSISVANQIMPASQPSPPPAPPVVTEEPRVQPTATNPVSAAMADRIRAMSPVGKSQRLYQAMFSGVIALVLILIGANLRSLHRLIAKPKQSAQQVELAKKPKGVYQAQIINRIGGVPVIMVTFNGNHTTPMIVDTGASGTVVTQTIAARLGIVPIGQSIAQTANGYTTFDVGYVDSIEVEGAKINRVPVAIGLADMNIGLLGHDFFGNFDVTVRETTVEFRPRSGNADQE; translated from the coding sequence ATGGAAAATCGTCAAAATCCCATTGACCTGGTGAAACAGGGTGATCCCGTTGCGATCGCCCAACTCATCAATCGGGCGTTGCAACCGAAGGGCATCACTGCCAGAGTAACACGCACAGGTACCTCGCTGAAGGTGATGCTGGAAGCGGATCAGATTCCTGACCAGAGGGCGATCGTTCCCTACCTTCAGAAAAACCTGGAAAAATTAGGAATCTTATCCATCAAAACCATTGAGCTATACGGCAAACAGGCGTGTGCGGCAACTCCGGCATGGCGGCAAAGTATATCTGTGGCTAACCAGATCATGCCTGCTTCCCAGCCCAGCCCCCCACCCGCACCCCCAGTGGTTACGGAAGAACCGCGGGTTCAGCCAACGGCAACCAATCCTGTTTCCGCTGCAATGGCTGACCGCATTCGGGCAATGTCACCCGTGGGCAAATCTCAGCGGCTCTATCAAGCCATGTTTTCAGGCGTGATTGCCCTTGTTCTGATTCTGATTGGCGCAAACCTGCGATCGCTCCACAGGTTGATAGCGAAACCCAAACAATCGGCGCAACAAGTAGAACTGGCTAAAAAGCCAAAAGGAGTCTATCAGGCACAAATTATCAACCGGATTGGAGGCGTGCCTGTGATCATGGTGACTTTCAATGGGAACCACACTACTCCGATGATTGTGGATACAGGGGCAAGCGGTACAGTGGTGACCCAGACCATCGCGGCTAGATTAGGGATTGTGCCCATTGGTCAATCGATCGCCCAAACTGCCAACGGTTACACTACGTTTGATGTGGGGTATGTGGACTCGATTGAAGTAGAGGGAGCAAAAATTAACCGGGTACCCGTCGCGATCGGGCTGGCAGATATGAATATTGGATTGCTGGGGCACGATTTCTTTGGCAACTTTGATGTTACTGTCCGGGAAACAACGGTGGAATTCCGTCCTCGGTCTGGCAACGCTGATCAGGAATGA
- a CDS encoding arsenic resistance protein, translating into MGTTLFERLQPVLILLSVAVGLGLAPINGMASIASGVIVPLLGAMLYATFLPLSLKHFGQSWKTIKVTAASLMVNFVWTPLLAWGLGALFLRAYPDLWVGLIMLLVTPCTDWYIVFTSVARGDVALATALLPLNLVLQVVLLPLYLLLFAGTLVELELTQLFESLFWVLLVPLGLATLTRWGQGQGYVPRSVASVLGQAEPFQVICLNLAIVAIFAAEGSALVQNPDLLLRLLMPLGLFFGINFALGLVVGCYGRFSYPELACFSCTTLARNSPLSLAIAASAFPHRPFIAIALIIGPLIELPVLALISQILLWIRRRGLWPHL; encoded by the coding sequence ATGGGGACGACCTTATTTGAGCGTCTACAGCCAGTTTTGATTCTGCTGTCGGTGGCGGTGGGGCTGGGGTTAGCACCCATCAATGGAATGGCCAGTATTGCCTCCGGAGTGATTGTGCCGTTGCTGGGGGCAATGCTATATGCCACGTTTTTGCCCCTATCCCTAAAACACTTTGGGCAAAGTTGGAAAACCATTAAGGTCACGGCTGCCAGCCTCATGGTCAACTTCGTCTGGACACCGCTGCTGGCCTGGGGATTGGGGGCGTTGTTTTTGCGGGCCTATCCTGACCTCTGGGTGGGGCTGATCATGCTGTTGGTTACCCCCTGCACCGACTGGTACATTGTATTCACAAGTGTAGCCAGGGGAGATGTGGCGCTGGCGACGGCGCTACTGCCGTTGAACCTGGTTTTGCAGGTGGTACTGTTACCTCTGTACCTGCTGCTGTTTGCCGGAACTCTGGTGGAACTGGAGTTGACACAGCTCTTTGAAAGTCTGTTCTGGGTGCTGCTGGTGCCCCTGGGCTTAGCGACGCTGACGCGCTGGGGGCAAGGCCAGGGCTATGTGCCCAGGTCCGTCGCTTCAGTGCTGGGTCAGGCGGAGCCGTTTCAGGTTATTTGCCTGAATCTGGCCATTGTAGCGATCTTTGCTGCTGAAGGTAGCGCCCTGGTACAAAATCCTGATCTTTTGCTGCGGTTGCTAATGCCCCTGGGGCTGTTTTTTGGGATTAATTTTGCGCTGGGGCTGGTGGTTGGTTGCTATGGGCGCTTCTCCTACCCGGAGTTGGCCTGCTTTAGCTGTACCACCCTGGCCCGCAATTCGCCCCTATCTCTGGCGATCGCAGCTTCGGCGTTTCCTCACCGGCCATTCATTGCGATCGCCCTGATCATCGGTCCTTTGATTGAACTGCCTGTCCTGGCCCTGATCTCTCAGATCCTACTGTGGATTCGTCGCCGGGGTCTCTGGCCCCATCTGTGA
- a CDS encoding heavy metal translocating P-type ATPase — translation MVYLPIPLQKRLPPWVQTYPEAFAAGLCAGLTVMGWLALQVHWLGVGIWVLFAAYVIGGYASAREGLTTLWHERELDVDLLMIVAALGAAVLGLWQQDYHLLVDGAVLILIFAVSGALEDIAMHRTERNIRSLMRLTPDTARMLVQGQEKTVATADLRVGDRILIKPGDLIPTDGLVAEGDSTVNQATITGESIPVEKTVGDEVYAGTINGSGVLLVDLHKPPESSLIQRVIQLVEQAKTSQPPSQKFLERFERGYARVIVSMGLLLAILPPLLLDWPWDRTIYQALFFLVVASPCALMASIMPALLSGIARGARQGILFKDGGQLETIGRVQAIAFDKTGTLTTGVLSVSDFIPAAAVSSEHLLQIAASLETYSEHPIAQAVVTAAHQRQIPLHPATMVQASVGQGIDGELDGLPVRVGKLAYVTAGLTTPTDPTLLQTSQRLEAVGKTVIWVRHGQQILGLLAVADQVRPQAAQLLHALRQWGIAATVMLTGDHQATAQTVAEEIGVTQVYADLLPEDKVAVVQRLQQQYSTVAMVGDGINDAPALAQASVGIAMGGAGSDVALETADIVLMGDRLEKLEQAIVIGQRSQRIIRQNITLALVSIGLLLTANFLGELTLPAGVLGHEGSTLLVTLNGLRMLRV, via the coding sequence ATGGTTTACCTGCCAATCCCCTTGCAAAAACGGCTGCCCCCCTGGGTGCAGACCTATCCAGAAGCCTTTGCCGCTGGACTCTGCGCTGGCTTGACAGTGATGGGATGGCTGGCGCTCCAGGTACATTGGCTGGGGGTGGGGATCTGGGTATTGTTTGCCGCTTATGTCATTGGCGGGTATGCCAGCGCCCGTGAGGGCTTGACCACCCTGTGGCATGAGCGCGAGCTGGATGTGGACCTGCTGATGATTGTGGCGGCTCTGGGGGCGGCTGTCCTGGGGCTGTGGCAGCAGGATTACCACCTGCTGGTGGATGGGGCGGTGCTGATCTTGATCTTTGCCGTCAGCGGTGCCCTGGAAGACATTGCCATGCATCGCACCGAGCGTAATATTCGCAGCCTGATGCGATTAACACCGGATACGGCCCGGATGCTGGTGCAGGGGCAGGAAAAAACTGTGGCCACGGCGGATCTGCGAGTGGGCGATCGCATTTTAATCAAGCCAGGCGATCTGATCCCCACCGACGGCTTGGTGGCAGAGGGTGACAGCACTGTCAACCAAGCAACCATTACCGGAGAATCGATTCCGGTGGAAAAGACTGTGGGGGATGAAGTGTATGCGGGCACCATCAACGGCAGCGGTGTGCTGCTGGTGGATCTGCACAAACCCCCAGAGAGTAGCCTGATTCAGCGGGTAATTCAGCTCGTCGAGCAGGCCAAAACCAGTCAGCCCCCTTCTCAAAAATTTTTAGAGCGGTTTGAGCGAGGCTACGCCCGGGTAATTGTGTCTATGGGGCTATTGCTGGCGATTCTGCCGCCGCTGCTGCTGGACTGGCCCTGGGACAGGACCATCTACCAGGCACTGTTTTTTTTGGTAGTTGCCTCTCCCTGTGCCCTGATGGCCTCGATTATGCCCGCTCTGCTGTCCGGAATTGCCCGCGGGGCGCGGCAGGGGATTCTCTTCAAAGACGGTGGGCAGCTCGAAACTATTGGTCGGGTGCAGGCGATCGCCTTTGACAAAACTGGCACTCTCACTACAGGTGTGTTGAGCGTCAGTGACTTCATTCCCGCCGCTGCTGTGTCCTCTGAACACCTGCTGCAAATTGCCGCCTCCCTGGAAACCTACTCTGAACATCCCATTGCCCAGGCGGTGGTCACCGCCGCCCACCAACGCCAAATTCCCCTGCATCCCGCTACTATGGTGCAGGCCAGCGTGGGCCAGGGAATTGATGGGGAACTGGATGGTTTACCTGTAAGGGTGGGCAAGCTGGCCTATGTGACGGCTGGCCTGACTACCCCAACAGACCCCACCCTATTGCAGACCAGCCAACGGCTAGAGGCCGTGGGCAAAACTGTGATCTGGGTACGCCACGGTCAGCAGATCTTGGGTCTGCTGGCCGTGGCCGATCAGGTGCGGCCCCAGGCGGCCCAATTATTGCACGCCCTACGGCAGTGGGGCATTGCCGCCACGGTGATGTTGACCGGCGACCACCAGGCGACGGCTCAAACCGTGGCCGAGGAAATCGGCGTCACCCAGGTCTATGCCGATCTGCTGCCAGAAGACAAAGTGGCGGTGGTGCAGCGCCTGCAACAGCAGTACTCCACCGTAGCCATGGTGGGCGATGGCATCAACGATGCCCCGGCACTGGCCCAGGCGTCAGTGGGCATTGCCATGGGGGGAGCCGGGTCAGATGTGGCCCTGGAGACTGCCGACATTGTGCTGATGGGCGATCGCCTGGAGAAGCTGGAACAGGCGATTGTAATTGGCCAGCGATCGCAGCGCATTATTCGCCAGAATATCACCCTGGCTCTGGTGTCCATCGGGCTGCTGCTGACCGCCAACTTCCTGGGGGAACTCACCCTGCCTGCCGGAGTGCTGGGCCATGAAGGATCGACGCTGCTGGTAACACTCAATGGGCTGCGGATGCTGCGGGTGTAA